In Haliotis asinina isolate JCU_RB_2024 chromosome 15, JCU_Hal_asi_v2, whole genome shotgun sequence, one DNA window encodes the following:
- the LOC137266350 gene encoding histamine H3 receptor-like, with protein MSNSTDSTGPYLLPTPSAITIATFTSFMAVLTTSEHILVFLAFATNSSLRKFSDYFILNLAVADFLIGCICIPPYIPYLLTGVWEPGRAFCKIWLLFDYICPASSTINICIISIDRYLQVAFPFKYRNKQTTSLLMVMMLIPWIISGLTYLPSIVFWEMWTGVETIPHKVCFVPYYYNFQYAIFASMIEFIMPFTVVGTFNILIFLLIRKRSKGIFGHRKVEPLKVQGDTATDSQTGPAKPSLAKDKKAARSLFILVLVFGVCWMPYEVCALISSVCPDCIHPVFFEFTFWMLWINSTINPILYPLLHKRFREAFFKLIRFVPKNQGRVTTVATVQ; from the coding sequence ATGTCCAACAGCACAGACTCGACGGGGCCGTACCTGTTACCAACACCCTCTGCAATCACCATAGCAACGTTCACGAGCTTCATGGCTGTCCTGACAACATCTGAGCACATCCTGGTGTTCCTGGCTTTTGCCACAAACAGCTCCTTGAGGAAGTTCTCCGACTACTTCATCCTGAATCTGGCTGTGGCGGACTTCTTGATTGGCTGCATTTGCATCCCACCTTACATTCCCTACCTGCTGACAGGAGTATGGGAGCCCGGGAGGGCCTTCTGCAAGATCTGGCTCCTCTTTGACTACATATGCCCTGCTTCGTCCACCATCAACATATGCATCATCAGCATTGACCGGTACCTCCAGGTGGCTTTTCCTTTCAAGTACAGAAACAAGCAAACCACCAGTCTGctgatggtcatgatgttgatcccgTGGATCATTTCAGGACTGACGTACCTGCCTTCCATAGTGTTCTGGGAGATGTGGACTGGTGTAGAGACCATTCCCCACAAAGTCTGTTTCGTGCCATATTATTACAACTTTCAGTACGCCATATTCGCGTCCATGATCGAGTTTATTATGCCCTTCACTGTCGTTGGAACCTTCAACATCCTCATCTTCCTCCTCATCCGTAAACGTTCCAAGGGTATTTTTGGACATCGCAAAGTCGAGCCTTTGAAGGTTCAGGGTGATACTGCAACAGATTCGCAGACTGGCCCAGCCAAACCGTCCCTGGCAAAGGACAAGAAGGCAGCGCGCTCCCTATTCATCCTTGTGCTGGTCTTTGGCGTATGTTGGATGCCTTACGAGGTGTGTGCGCTCATCTCCAGCGTTTGCCCAGACTGCATCCATCCTGTCTTCTTCGAGTTCACTTTCTGGATGCTGTGGATTAACTCGACCATTAACCCTATACTGTACCCATTGCTGCACAAGCGCTTCAGAGAGGCCTTCTTTAAGCTGATTCGGTTCGTACCCAAAAATCAAGGGAGGGTCACAACGGTAGCCACAGTTCAGTAA